A genome region from Christensenella minuta includes the following:
- a CDS encoding class I SAM-dependent methyltransferase, whose protein sequence is MDFTAIKKSKAYGVLRNLWMKRGKKEDERLGVDFSLWEEPEQAGFDPARGNRYQPSTDGLREVLKRLPVEKEDAIIDIGCGKGKAMHLMSAFPFRQIDGIDLSAELCRTAHENFAALGLERCRVLQDDAAVFEHYDAYNYFYVFNSFPAAVFRKMLNYILCSIARKPRKVYFIYLNPVCRELLTETGVFRLLFRRGHPVRWFRYECYTNEA, encoded by the coding sequence ATGGATTTTACAGCAATAAAAAAAAGCAAGGCGTATGGGGTCCTGCGCAATCTGTGGATGAAGCGCGGGAAAAAGGAAGACGAACGGCTGGGGGTCGATTTCTCCCTTTGGGAAGAACCTGAACAGGCGGGCTTCGATCCTGCCCGCGGGAACCGCTACCAGCCCTCTACCGACGGCCTGCGCGAAGTGCTGAAACGTCTGCCGGTGGAAAAAGAGGACGCGATCATAGACATCGGCTGCGGGAAAGGAAAAGCAATGCACCTGATGAGCGCCTTCCCATTCCGGCAGATCGACGGAATCGACCTGTCGGCGGAGCTGTGCCGGACGGCGCATGAAAACTTCGCGGCGCTCGGCCTTGAGCGCTGCAGGGTTCTGCAGGACGATGCCGCGGTATTCGAGCACTACGACGCCTACAACTATTTTTACGTGTTTAATTCCTTTCCCGCGGCTGTGTTCCGCAAGATGCTTAATTACATCCTGTGCAGCATCGCAAGGAAGCCGCGGAAGGTATACTTCATTTACCTGAACCCCGTATGCCGCGAGCTATTGACGGAGACCGGCGTTTTCCGCCTGCTGTTCCGCAGGGGACACCCCGTGAGGTGGTTTCGCTACGAATGCTATACCAATGAAGCGTAA
- a CDS encoding TetR/AcrR family transcriptional regulator — translation MAKREEGITENLLLCAKKEFLEKGYKEASLREIAEKAGTSTGAIYVRYPDKSALFSALVKPVAEGLMSRFCAAQDEHFDLIFEGKAETSQELSTAYLYRFIDYIYENFDAFKLLVCRSDGTKYQDFLHGLVRLEVERSGEYYRQLREVGKIGETPGREVRHMLTSAYFTAVFEVVAHDMPKEKALAYVGQIARFFNAGWDSLAQWK, via the coding sequence ATGGCGAAACGGGAAGAAGGGATTACAGAAAACCTTCTTTTATGCGCAAAAAAGGAATTCCTGGAAAAGGGTTACAAAGAAGCATCCCTGCGGGAAATCGCGGAGAAGGCGGGCACGAGCACAGGGGCGATCTATGTCCGCTACCCGGATAAAAGCGCTCTTTTCAGCGCGTTGGTAAAGCCCGTGGCAGAGGGCCTTATGAGCCGCTTTTGCGCCGCGCAGGACGAGCATTTCGACCTGATTTTTGAAGGCAAAGCCGAAACAAGCCAGGAGCTTTCCACGGCTTACCTCTACCGCTTCATCGATTATATTTACGAAAATTTCGATGCATTCAAGCTGCTGGTATGCCGTTCCGACGGAACCAAATACCAGGATTTCCTGCACGGGCTGGTGCGCCTCGAGGTGGAGCGGAGCGGGGAGTATTACAGGCAGCTCCGGGAGGTGGGAAAGATCGGGGAAACGCCTGGCAGAGAAGTCCGCCATATGCTGACGAGCGCGTATTTTACTGCGGTGTTCGAGGTAGTGGCGCACGATATGCCCAAGGAGAAGGCCCTTGCTTATGTGGGGCAGATCGCGCGTTTTTTTAATGCCGGGTGGGACAGCCTGGCGCAGTGGAAATGA
- a CDS encoding energy-coupling factor transporter transmembrane component T family protein, protein MEKKDAGFSVAAKLCVFAATLPGVFLPGGTDRAWVIALMLFLILAAQRAWKQCAGFAALYGILSLLLYLIRFHGIRMMVFSEFHVFLFWWMTPVFMAAWDLVSTPPGALSAFFARVHAPTGAILGMLVIFRFFPTIRAELRGLRESMHNRGLTGPGQVFRHPGNTFEYILVPMLLRCLQISDQLAVSAAARGIDTPGPRYSYYERKLRARDVLAAALYAGGILMLLLIGGTK, encoded by the coding sequence ATGGAAAAAAAGGATGCGGGTTTTTCCGTTGCCGCCAAGCTGTGCGTGTTTGCCGCGACCCTGCCGGGCGTGTTCCTGCCGGGCGGCACGGACCGGGCATGGGTCATTGCGCTGATGCTGTTTTTAATCCTTGCGGCACAGAGGGCATGGAAGCAATGCGCGGGGTTTGCCGCTCTTTACGGAATACTGTCCCTGCTGCTGTACCTGATTCGCTTCCACGGGATACGCATGATGGTATTTTCGGAGTTCCATGTGTTCCTGTTCTGGTGGATGACGCCCGTCTTCATGGCGGCATGGGACCTCGTATCCACGCCGCCCGGCGCGCTGAGCGCGTTTTTCGCGCGCGTCCACGCGCCCACGGGGGCGATCCTGGGGATGCTGGTCATCTTCCGTTTTTTTCCCACTATACGCGCCGAGCTGCGTGGGCTGCGGGAGTCCATGCACAACCGGGGACTCACCGGACCGGGGCAGGTGTTCCGCCATCCGGGGAACACCTTTGAATATATTCTTGTTCCCATGCTCCTGCGCTGCCTGCAGATTTCCGACCAGCTGGCGGTGTCCGCCGCAGCGCGCGGGATCGATACGCCGGGGCCGCGGTACAGCTATTACGAACGGAAGCTCCGCGCGCGGGACGTCCTCGCGGCGGCGCTGTATGCAGGCGGGATCCTGATGCTCCTGCTGATCGGAGGAACCAAATGA
- a CDS encoding LytR/AlgR family response regulator transcription factor, producing the protein MEKPVFRIAVCDDEKVHREQLEHILRSQWEDPGRQCAVFGYSTGEQLIEAAAQTVFDLVFLDILMEGTDGMQAARKLRADGVRTRIVFVTSSPDFVFEGYEVEALRYLMKPFREEQIREVLRVCRENAAQPEELLVRAGAVIHKIQFRDICYVEAQGKSSVIVLGDRRIPSVRGITEMENELPDNLFFRCQKSFIVNLRQIASICRYETTLKNGAVVPVGRAKWTEMKDRLIGYLAR; encoded by the coding sequence ATGGAAAAACCGGTGTTCCGAATCGCGGTGTGCGACGATGAAAAAGTGCATAGGGAACAGCTTGAGCACATCCTGCGCAGCCAGTGGGAAGACCCGGGCAGGCAGTGCGCCGTTTTCGGATACTCCACGGGGGAGCAGCTAATAGAGGCGGCGGCACAGACGGTGTTCGACCTGGTCTTCCTCGATATCCTAATGGAAGGCACGGACGGGATGCAGGCGGCGCGGAAGCTGCGCGCGGACGGGGTCCGTACAAGGATCGTTTTTGTGACCTCGAGCCCCGACTTTGTGTTCGAGGGCTACGAGGTGGAGGCGCTGCGCTACCTGATGAAGCCTTTCCGGGAGGAACAGATTCGCGAGGTGCTGCGTGTGTGCCGGGAAAACGCGGCGCAGCCGGAAGAGCTTTTGGTCCGCGCGGGCGCAGTGATCCATAAAATCCAGTTTCGTGATATCTGTTATGTGGAGGCGCAGGGGAAATCTTCCGTGATCGTGCTTGGGGACCGCAGGATTCCTTCTGTGCGCGGGATTACAGAGATGGAAAACGAACTTCCGGACAACCTGTTTTTCCGCTGTCAGAAAAGCTTCATTGTGAACCTCCGCCAAATCGCGAGCATCTGCCGGTATGAAACCACGCTGAAAAACGGCGCGGTCGTGCCGGTGGGGCGCGCCAAATGGACGGAGATGAAGGACAGGCTGATCGGCTATCTTGCACGCTGA
- a CDS encoding metal-sensing transcriptional repressor yields MENKQAAGARCACHHKSTPRSGQELRLLKNRLSRMAGQLSGIGKMLDDNRYCGDILTQIAAVESALQSFGYLILQDHMETCVVEEIRRGNTGIVDEAVELVKKLK; encoded by the coding sequence ATGGAAAACAAACAAGCCGCTGGCGCACGGTGCGCATGCCACCATAAATCCACACCGCGCAGCGGGCAGGAGCTTCGCCTTTTGAAAAACCGCCTCAGCCGGATGGCCGGCCAGCTCTCCGGAATCGGCAAGATGCTGGACGACAATCGTTACTGCGGTGATATCTTAACGCAGATCGCCGCGGTGGAAAGCGCGCTCCAGTCCTTCGGGTACCTGATTTTGCAGGACCACATGGAAACGTGCGTGGTGGAAGAAATCCGCAGGGGCAACACCGGCATTGTGGACGAAGCGGTGGAACTGGTCAAAAAGCTGAAGTAA
- a CDS encoding iron-containing alcohol dehydrogenase, protein MNYHMYLPTRTLFGAGELNNLNIQEMPGRKAMIVISNGNSARANGALGRTEEQLHLAGVETAVFDRVQANPFKDTVMEGAAFARENGCDFVVALGGGSVMDAAKIMAMMAPNPGDLWDYVAGATGKNKPLENRPLPVVCITTTAGTGSEVDAWGVVTNPDTHEKIGCGGMDSLFPVLAIVDPELMTTVPPEFTAYQGFDALFHSTECYISKAANPMSDIVALAAIEAVAKNLPSAVRNGEDLEARGQVAFGNTLSGYVMSLSCCTSEHSMEQAMSAFHQELPHGAGLIMLSRAYYGYFIEKHICGDRFIRMARAMGMETARRPEDFLAALAKLQEDCGVAELKMSDYGITREELGTLAENARATMGGLFAVDPCELSHEDCTAIYQKAYR, encoded by the coding sequence ATGAATTATCACATGTATTTACCGACAAGGACGCTGTTTGGCGCAGGAGAGCTGAATAACCTCAACATTCAGGAAATGCCGGGCAGGAAAGCTATGATCGTTATTTCAAACGGGAACTCTGCGCGCGCAAACGGCGCGCTTGGACGCACGGAAGAACAGCTGCACCTCGCAGGGGTGGAGACTGCGGTGTTCGACAGGGTGCAGGCCAACCCGTTCAAGGACACCGTGATGGAAGGAGCGGCGTTCGCACGGGAAAACGGCTGCGATTTTGTGGTGGCGCTTGGGGGCGGCAGCGTGATGGACGCGGCAAAGATCATGGCCATGATGGCCCCAAACCCCGGCGACCTGTGGGATTACGTGGCGGGCGCGACGGGAAAAAACAAACCGCTTGAAAACAGGCCGCTGCCCGTCGTTTGCATTACCACTACGGCTGGGACCGGCTCGGAGGTGGACGCGTGGGGCGTGGTCACCAACCCGGACACCCACGAAAAGATCGGCTGCGGCGGGATGGATAGCCTGTTCCCCGTGCTTGCAATCGTCGATCCGGAGCTGATGACCACCGTTCCGCCGGAATTTACCGCATATCAGGGGTTTGACGCGCTGTTCCACAGCACGGAATGCTATATCTCCAAGGCGGCGAACCCCATGAGCGACATAGTGGCGCTGGCCGCCATCGAAGCGGTTGCCAAAAACCTGCCGTCCGCCGTAAGGAATGGGGAAGACCTAGAGGCGCGCGGACAGGTGGCTTTCGGCAACACACTCTCCGGGTATGTGATGAGCCTTTCGTGCTGTACGAGCGAGCATTCCATGGAACAAGCCATGAGCGCGTTCCACCAGGAACTTCCGCACGGCGCGGGCCTCATCATGCTTTCCCGCGCGTATTACGGATATTTTATTGAAAAGCACATTTGCGGGGACCGGTTCATCCGTATGGCAAGGGCGATGGGCATGGAAACGGCGCGCAGGCCGGAGGATTTCCTTGCGGCGCTTGCGAAACTGCAGGAGGACTGCGGGGTCGCGGAACTTAAGATGTCCGATTATGGGATCACGCGGGAGGAGCTCGGAACGCTTGCCGAAAACGCCCGCGCCACCATGGGCGGCCTGTTTGCCGTTGATCCGTGTGAGCTTTCGCATGAGGACTGTACGGCAATCTACCAAAAGGCGTACCGGTAA
- a CDS encoding ABC transporter ATP-binding protein — protein MIEFENVSFAYAGEEPCIRGVNLKAAEGECVVFIGRSGNGKTTLTRLSSGLAPYYYEGTLDGKVRLGGTDLAAMPQWERSKRVGCVFQDPKSQFFSGELAGEVAFGCENLGFSVPEIRMRTDGVIRAMGLGGLRKTPLDRLSSGEKQKVAIAAARAAGPRVFTLDEPTANLDEESAGRLSETLAELKKQGHTLIVAEHRLSWLMGIADRFLYVDGGRIVREFSPRELAALSAGETARMGLRRPCKTKQPPLPRADYRSGAAVEVRQVCCLLKGKTIFRDVDFSASPGEVVAVTGRNGKGKTTLAKILCGLRRESSGSVLFSGKKIPPHRRRARVFYSANDTNTQFFTPSVEEEVLLLLPRREENLERARETLRQLGLFEYRTRHPATLSGGQKQRLSLACAVLSGREVLIFDEPTSGLDGGNMKIISDVLGRQAGCGKTVLVITHDPELMEACCTRRFSLGAE, from the coding sequence ATGATCGAGTTTGAAAACGTATCGTTTGCCTATGCAGGGGAAGAGCCGTGCATCCGAGGCGTGAACCTTAAGGCGGCGGAGGGAGAGTGCGTGGTGTTCATAGGGCGGTCGGGCAACGGGAAAACTACGCTGACGCGCCTTTCAAGCGGCCTTGCGCCCTATTATTACGAGGGGACGCTGGACGGGAAAGTCCGGCTGGGCGGGACGGACCTTGCGGCCATGCCGCAATGGGAGCGTTCAAAGCGGGTTGGCTGCGTGTTCCAGGACCCTAAATCCCAGTTTTTTTCGGGGGAGCTTGCCGGGGAAGTGGCGTTCGGCTGCGAAAACCTCGGCTTTTCCGTGCCCGAAATCCGGATGCGCACAGACGGGGTGATCCGCGCGATGGGGCTTGGCGGCCTGCGGAAGACGCCCCTTGACCGGCTTTCCAGCGGAGAAAAGCAAAAGGTGGCGATTGCCGCGGCGCGCGCGGCGGGGCCGCGGGTATTTACGCTTGACGAGCCTACCGCCAATCTTGATGAAGAGAGTGCAGGCCGGCTTTCGGAGACGCTTGCGGAGCTGAAAAAACAGGGGCATACGCTGATTGTCGCCGAACACAGGCTGTCGTGGCTGATGGGAATTGCGGACCGTTTCCTGTATGTGGACGGCGGCAGGATCGTGCGGGAATTTTCCCCGCGGGAGCTGGCCGCGCTTTCCGCCGGCGAAACCGCGCGGATGGGCCTGCGCCGTCCGTGTAAAACAAAACAGCCTCCCCTGCCCCGGGCGGATTATCGTTCCGGTGCGGCGGTGGAGGTGCGGCAGGTCTGCTGTTTGCTGAAGGGAAAGACCATATTCCGGGATGTGGATTTCAGCGCCTCCCCGGGCGAGGTCGTGGCGGTCACCGGGCGCAACGGGAAGGGCAAGACGACACTGGCTAAAATATTGTGCGGACTGCGCCGTGAAAGCAGCGGGAGCGTGCTTTTCAGCGGAAAAAAGATACCGCCGCACCGACGCAGGGCGCGCGTTTTCTACAGCGCCAACGACACCAATACCCAGTTTTTTACGCCCAGCGTGGAGGAAGAGGTGCTTTTGCTCCTGCCCCGCCGGGAAGAGAACCTGGAGCGGGCGAGGGAGACGCTTCGGCAGCTCGGGCTGTTTGAATACCGTACCCGGCATCCCGCTACCCTTTCCGGCGGGCAGAAACAGCGGCTTTCGCTGGCTTGCGCGGTCCTGAGCGGACGGGAGGTCCTGATTTTCGACGAACCGACCAGCGGCCTTGACGGAGGCAACATGAAGATCATTTCAGATGTGCTGGGGCGGCAGGCCGGATGCGGGAAAACGGTGCTGGTAATTACGCACGATCCCGAATTAATGGAGGCGTGCTGCACGCGCCGGTTTTCCCTTGGTGCGGAATAA
- a CDS encoding tautomerase family protein — translation MPHIAITMLPGRDKAVKAKLALTVREAVSKELGIGAEYVSVSVEDVEKERWEESMRKIPAGTVFVEPGAPKGPDGTKGGEQI, via the coding sequence ATGCCGCACATCGCAATTACGATGCTTCCGGGGCGGGATAAAGCGGTAAAAGCAAAGCTGGCCCTGACCGTACGGGAGGCCGTTTCAAAAGAACTCGGCATTGGGGCGGAATACGTCTCCGTATCGGTGGAGGACGTCGAAAAGGAACGCTGGGAAGAGTCGATGCGGAAAATTCCCGCGGGAACGGTGTTTGTGGAGCCGGGTGCGCCCAAAGGCCCGGACGGCACAAAAGGAGGAGAACAGATATGA
- a CDS encoding flavodoxin, translated as MLFTKKRKLQNPHILVAYFSRSGNTRRIAKAICRQTGGTLFEIQPRTPYPPSYEETVAKAREEIQRGYLPALKERAGGMKPYKTVFIGSPNWWGTLAPPAAAFLAEHGLAGRIVVPFCTYGGSGIEELCGTVARLCPQARVLSAFEAYGPKAKTGAVKRQTGKWLRRIGMIR; from the coding sequence ATGCTGTTCACGAAGAAAAGAAAACTGCAAAACCCGCATATCCTTGTCGCATACTTCTCACGTTCGGGAAATACGCGCAGGATTGCAAAGGCCATCTGCCGGCAGACCGGGGGAACGCTGTTTGAAATACAGCCGCGGACGCCTTATCCGCCGTCATATGAGGAGACGGTGGCAAAGGCACGCGAGGAGATACAAAGGGGATATCTGCCCGCGCTCAAAGAACGGGCGGGCGGCATGAAGCCATATAAAACGGTGTTTATCGGTTCGCCGAACTGGTGGGGGACGCTTGCGCCCCCGGCTGCCGCGTTCCTTGCGGAGCACGGCCTGGCGGGCAGGATAGTCGTGCCGTTCTGCACATACGGCGGCAGCGGAATCGAGGAGCTTTGCGGGACGGTCGCCCGCCTGTGCCCGCAGGCCCGCGTATTGAGCGCTTTTGAGGCGTATGGACCAAAGGCGAAAACGGGGGCCGTGAAACGGCAGACCGGCAAATGGCTCCGCAGGATCGGCATGATACGCTGA
- a CDS encoding MptD family putative ECF transporter S component, whose translation MKTNAKWSAKDVITTVLLSVLLIVIQLLINMICMASHFVSMVLSVGITCLVCAPVYFLMVRRVRKRFVSLLYMTLLGIVFLIMGDWFLLPYFIVVGLVCEAILWKTGAYDDPWRITAAWTVYSGLYQGVNLLPILAFWETFSSNALASGMTQEYIDSYLSYYTQPGWLAFILIFTVACGFAGSLIGSRMMKKHFGKAGVL comes from the coding sequence ATGAAAACCAATGCTAAATGGTCCGCGAAGGACGTGATCACGACTGTGCTTTTGAGCGTGCTGCTGATTGTGATCCAACTGCTGATTAACATGATCTGCATGGCCAGCCACTTTGTCAGCATGGTGCTTTCCGTGGGGATTACCTGCCTTGTGTGCGCGCCTGTTTATTTCCTGATGGTGCGCCGCGTGCGCAAGCGGTTCGTTTCCCTGCTTTATATGACGCTGCTTGGCATCGTTTTCCTAATCATGGGCGACTGGTTCCTGCTGCCCTATTTCATTGTGGTGGGGCTCGTCTGCGAAGCAATCCTGTGGAAAACGGGCGCGTATGACGACCCGTGGCGGATCACCGCCGCGTGGACGGTTTACAGCGGGCTTTACCAGGGCGTGAACCTGCTGCCCATCCTTGCGTTTTGGGAAACCTTCTCTTCCAATGCGCTCGCCTCCGGCATGACGCAGGAGTATATCGATTCCTACCTGTCCTATTATACGCAGCCGGGCTGGCTGGCGTTCATCCTCATATTCACTGTGGCCTGCGGCTTTGCGGGCAGCCTGATCGGCAGCCGTATGATGAAGAAGCATTTTGGCAAGGCGGGCGTCCTGTAA
- a CDS encoding heavy metal translocating P-type ATPase — MKTEKFNITGMTCAACQANITRTVQKLDGVSDVDVSLLANRMTVTYDEAKLTPENIIEAVEGVGYGASLPGGAAENAAGGFRSEWEARQKLADEGRESMKRRLISSIILLIPLMYVAMGPMMGLPAPDFLVGMENSLISALTQLLITIPIIVINGHFFQNGLKALIARAPNMDSLVAVGSGASLVYGIFAMYRMAYGLGHGNMALVHEYAHALYFESAAMILTLVTVGKYLEARSKSKTSDALGKLVDLAPKTASVIRGGEELVIPAEQVQTDDIVVIRPGESIPVDGVVTEGYGYVDQAAITGESIPVEKNPGDTVISATINKNGTFRFQASKVGEDTTLAQIIRLVDEAGNSKAPIARLADRVSGIFVPVVIGIAIVTVIVWLIAGQNFEFAFSNAISVLVISCPCALGLATPVAIMVGTGKAAEQGILIKSAESLENLHSIDTIVLDKTGTITSGHPSVTDIVMLDTSLTEQEFLTQAAAAEAGSEHPLAQAVVEKARETGLSIPRAEEFEAQAGRGIRALVDGRRYVAGNLAFMEESGLAENAQAKEAAHRLAGEGKTPLLFAADGALLGVIAVADTIREDSRAAIERFRKMGLHVVMLTGDNRITAEAIRKEIGVEEAIADVLPADKEASVRALQEKGHKVAMVGDGVNDAPALTRADIGIAIGAGTDIAIESADVVLMKDSLFDVAAAIDLSKAVVRNIHQNLFWAFFYNVLGIPLAAGALFPAFGIRLSPMIGSAAMSLSSVCVVLNALRLRLFKDKNNTARIAAPDPAAEEIQNTGTNVPERKKGQNEMKKILTIDGMMCAHCQMNVQKTLLALDGVTDAAVDLEKKQAAVTLSTDVPEQVFRDAVADAGYTLVSCESA, encoded by the coding sequence TTGAAGACAGAAAAATTCAACATCACCGGGATGACCTGCGCGGCGTGCCAGGCCAACATCACCCGCACCGTACAAAAGCTTGACGGCGTGAGCGATGTGGACGTCAGCCTGCTAGCGAACCGCATGACGGTCACCTATGACGAAGCCAAACTGACCCCGGAAAACATCATAGAAGCCGTGGAGGGCGTGGGCTATGGCGCTTCCCTGCCCGGCGGCGCTGCGGAAAACGCGGCGGGCGGCTTCCGCAGCGAATGGGAGGCCCGGCAAAAGCTCGCCGACGAGGGCCGCGAGAGCATGAAGCGGCGGCTCATTTCCTCCATCATTCTGCTGATCCCACTGATGTATGTGGCGATGGGGCCGATGATGGGGCTTCCCGCGCCCGATTTTCTGGTGGGAATGGAAAATTCGCTGATCTCGGCGCTGACGCAGCTTCTAATCACCATACCGATCATCGTCATCAACGGGCATTTCTTTCAAAACGGACTCAAGGCGCTCATTGCCCGCGCCCCCAATATGGACTCGCTGGTAGCGGTCGGCTCGGGCGCGTCGCTTGTTTACGGAATTTTTGCCATGTACCGCATGGCCTACGGTCTCGGCCACGGGAATATGGCGCTGGTGCACGAATATGCGCACGCGCTGTATTTTGAATCGGCGGCCATGATCCTGACGCTGGTCACCGTGGGAAAATATCTTGAGGCGCGTTCCAAATCCAAAACCTCGGACGCGCTCGGCAAGCTCGTCGACCTTGCGCCGAAAACGGCGTCCGTCATCCGCGGCGGCGAAGAACTTGTGATCCCAGCGGAGCAGGTCCAGACCGACGATATCGTCGTCATCCGCCCGGGCGAAAGCATCCCTGTGGACGGCGTCGTCACCGAAGGCTATGGCTATGTGGACCAGGCCGCCATCACCGGGGAAAGCATCCCTGTGGAAAAGAACCCCGGCGACACCGTCATTTCGGCAACGATCAATAAAAACGGGACGTTCCGGTTCCAAGCGTCCAAAGTGGGCGAGGATACGACGCTCGCGCAGATCATCCGGCTGGTGGATGAAGCGGGGAATTCCAAGGCGCCGATCGCGCGCCTTGCGGACCGTGTGAGCGGCATCTTCGTGCCCGTCGTCATCGGTATTGCCATTGTGACGGTTATCGTATGGCTAATCGCGGGGCAGAACTTTGAATTTGCCTTTTCCAACGCCATTTCCGTGCTGGTCATTTCGTGTCCGTGCGCGCTGGGGCTGGCAACGCCGGTCGCCATCATGGTGGGTACCGGGAAAGCCGCCGAGCAGGGAATCCTGATTAAATCGGCGGAAAGCCTCGAGAACCTGCATTCTATAGATACAATCGTGCTCGACAAAACCGGAACCATCACCTCCGGCCACCCGTCGGTTACGGATATCGTGATGCTTGACACGTCCCTCACGGAGCAAGAATTCCTTACGCAGGCCGCGGCGGCGGAAGCCGGGAGCGAACATCCGCTTGCGCAGGCAGTGGTGGAAAAAGCGCGGGAAACGGGGCTTTCCATCCCCCGCGCTGAAGAATTCGAGGCACAGGCGGGGCGCGGCATCCGCGCGCTGGTGGACGGACGGCGTTATGTGGCGGGCAACCTCGCCTTTATGGAGGAATCCGGCCTCGCCGAAAACGCACAGGCAAAAGAAGCCGCACACCGCCTCGCGGGCGAGGGCAAAACGCCTCTGCTGTTCGCGGCGGACGGCGCCCTTCTCGGGGTGATCGCCGTGGCGGACACCATCCGCGAAGACAGCCGCGCGGCCATCGAACGGTTCCGCAAGATGGGCCTGCACGTCGTGATGCTGACGGGCGACAACCGCATAACCGCGGAAGCCATCCGCAAAGAGATCGGCGTGGAGGAAGCCATCGCGGACGTATTGCCCGCAGATAAGGAAGCGAGCGTGCGCGCGTTGCAGGAAAAAGGCCACAAGGTCGCTATGGTCGGCGACGGTGTGAACGACGCGCCCGCGCTTACCCGTGCGGATATCGGCATCGCTATCGGCGCGGGCACGGATATTGCCATCGAGTCGGCAGACGTGGTGCTGATGAAGGATTCCCTGTTCGATGTGGCGGCGGCCATCGACCTCAGCAAGGCGGTGGTACGCAACATCCACCAGAACCTGTTTTGGGCCTTCTTCTACAATGTCCTCGGCATCCCGCTCGCGGCGGGCGCGTTGTTCCCGGCGTTCGGTATCCGCCTGAGCCCGATGATCGGCTCCGCCGCCATGAGCCTGAGCTCCGTGTGCGTCGTGCTGAACGCGCTGCGGCTGCGGCTGTTCAAGGACAAGAACAACACGGCCAGGATTGCCGCGCCGGACCCGGCTGCGGAGGAGATACAAAATACCGGCACAAACGTGCCGGAACGCAAGAAAGGACAAAATGAAATGAAAAAAATACTGACGATTGACGGAATGATGTGCGCGCACTGCCAGATGAATGTGCAGAAAACGCTCTTGGCGCTCGATGGCGTTACGGACGCGGCCGTTGACCTTGAAAAGAAGCAGGCCGCCGTTACCCTTTCCACGGACGTTCCCGAGCAGGTATTCCGGGACGCTGTTGCGGACGCGGGCTATACGCTCGTAAGCTGCGAAAGCGCCTAA
- a CDS encoding flavodoxin, with protein MKNILIAYYSHSGNTEELAELIRTETGGALFEIKPAVPYPSAYQAVVGQAKEEIRAGFRPEIGEPADVGPYDVVFVGSPNWWSTVAPPVASFLERCDLTGKTVVPFCTHGGGGMAGLARDTKALCPDSEVMDGFAAYGNSVPRARGEVDAWLRGISLKERR; from the coding sequence ATGAAGAATATATTGATCGCATATTATTCCCATTCGGGAAATACGGAGGAGCTTGCAGAGCTGATCCGCACGGAGACGGGAGGGGCACTGTTTGAGATTAAACCGGCAGTTCCATATCCTTCCGCCTACCAGGCGGTGGTCGGCCAGGCAAAAGAGGAAATACGCGCCGGCTTCCGTCCGGAAATCGGGGAACCCGCGGATGTGGGGCCTTACGACGTTGTGTTTGTCGGCTCGCCGAACTGGTGGAGCACGGTCGCGCCCCCGGTGGCGTCGTTCCTCGAACGCTGCGACCTTACGGGCAAGACCGTCGTGCCGTTTTGCACGCATGGCGGCGGCGGAATGGCCGGGCTGGCACGCGACACAAAGGCCCTCTGCCCGGACAGCGAGGTTATGGATGGCTTTGCCGCCTATGGAAACAGCGTCCCGCGCGCGCGGGGCGAGGTGGACGCATGGCTGCGGGGGATCAGCCTCAAGGAGCGAAGGTGA
- a CDS encoding cupin domain-containing protein, with amino-acid sequence MDDLSNSVIFPRGGKLPGEFSKNFTGQAYLEMLSGGGDGFNCPIGNVTFEPGCRNNWHRHPGGQILLVTGGRGWYREEGRPARPLGPGDVVKIPPDVKHWHGAAKDSWFVHLSIETNSSMGPAQWLEPVTDEEYEKLEREER; translated from the coding sequence ATGGACGATCTTTCAAACAGTGTGATTTTTCCCCGGGGCGGGAAGCTGCCCGGGGAATTCAGCAAGAATTTTACGGGGCAGGCCTATCTTGAGATGCTTTCCGGGGGCGGCGATGGATTCAATTGTCCGATCGGCAACGTGACCTTTGAACCGGGCTGCCGCAACAACTGGCACAGGCATCCGGGCGGTCAGATATTGCTCGTGACCGGCGGGCGGGGCTGGTACCGGGAAGAAGGCAGGCCCGCCCGGCCGCTCGGCCCCGGAGACGTGGTGAAGATACCGCCGGACGTAAAGCATTGGCACGGCGCGGCGAAGGACAGCTGGTTCGTACACCTTTCCATCGAAACCAACAGCAGCATGGGCCCGGCGCAATGGCTGGAGCCGGTGACGGACGAAGAATACGAAAAACTGGAACGGGAGGAAAGGTAG